The following DNA comes from Spirochaetota bacterium.
GCCCCCATCAAAAAGGAAAAATCAGGGACTTCAGGCAGTGTTTCTTGAAACATTTCCTATTGTAAGTCCAAATGATGATATTGAACTTGAATTTGTTGAATATGAGTTAGGCGAACCAAAGTATAGTGTACAGGAATGCAAAGAACGTGATGTTACCTATGCAGCTCCACTTAAAGCCACAATACGCCTGATAAAAAAAGATACAATGGAAGTCCGCGAACAATCTGTTTATATGGGTGATATCCCATTAATGACTGAAAGCGGTACTTTTATCATTAATGGTGCAGAAAGGGTTGTAGTCAACCAGTTACATAGATCACCAGGAATCTTCTTCTTCTGGGATGAAGTGGAAAGAATATACAGTGCTCGAGTTATTCCCGATAGGGGTTCATGGCTTGAATTTGAAATGGATCCCAAAGGGCTGATAGTTGCACGTATTGACAGAAAGAAAAAATTCCCTGCTACTATCATACTGAAAGCTTTAGGATACAATACCAATGAAGAGATAATCAAGCTTTTCTATGCCACAAAAAAGATCACTCTTTCTGAGGAAAAAGATTACGAATTTTTAAAGAATAAGCGCGTGGCTTCTGATGTCATTAATCCTGAGACAGGAGAGGTTTTGTTAGAAGCGGGCGAACGTATAACCATTGACTATGTTGACATTTTGAGAGATGAAAAGATTAGTGAAGTAGAAATAATAGAATTTCCTAAAAATAAAGATGATGCTTACCTCATTAATTCTTTGGAGAAAGATGACTGCAAAAGTTCAGAAGACGCATTGTTAAAACTTCATCAGATGCTCCGTCCTGGTGAGCCAACAAATATAGACAATGCGCGCGAAATATTTAACCGATTATTCTTTGATCCAAGAACCTATAGCCTAGGAGGAGTAGGGCGCTATAAGATAAATAAAAAATTTGGTTTTGACATGAAAGAGGTAAAAGAGGATTACCTCAGAAAAGATGATATAGTGCAGACAGTTAAATATTTAATAAACCTTATTGCCGAAGTTGATGGTTATATTGTTGATGATATTGACCATTTGGGCAACAGAAGAATACGCTCTGTTGGCGAGCTTATCCAGAATCAGATAAAGATTGGATTCCAGCGTATGGAACGCGTGATAAAGGAGCGAATGACCATTCAAGATGTAGATGTGGTCACTCCTCAGGCGCTTATAAGCATAAAGCCTATAACTGCTGTTATTAATGAATTCTTTGGTTCCAGTCAGCTGTCGCAGTTTATGGACCAGACTAACCCATTATCTGAACTGACACATAAACGGCGACTCAATGCGTTAGGTCCTGGTGGATTGACACGAGAGCGTGCCGGTTTTGAGGTACGTGATGTTCACCCATCCCATTATGGAAGAATGTGTCCAATAGAAACTCCTGAAGGGCCAAATATCGGATTGATCATTTCAATGAGTACTTATGCGCGCATTAATGAATATGGCTTTTTGGAAACTCCATACAAGGTGGTGGAAAATGGCAGGGTTACTGATAAGGTAGTGTATCTTACTGCCGATGAAGAAGATAAATACTTTATAGCACAAGCCAATGCCAAAATTGATGAAAATGGCAAATTTGTTGACAATCTTATTCCGTGTCGTCACCGTGGTGATTTCCCCTATAAACGCCCTGAGGAAATTCAATATATGGATGTATCCCCGGATCAAGTGTTTTCGGTATCAACATGCCTTATTCCGTTCCTTGAACATGATGACGCAAATAGGGCACTCATGGGTTCTAATATGCAACGACAGGCAGTGCCTCTTTTAACCGAAGAAATTCCGCTTGTAGGTACAGGTATGGAAGGACCAGCTGCTATGGATTCCGGTGTGGTGGTGAAGGCAAAACGAGCTGGCGAAGTGATGTATGCTGATGCAAAAGTTATAAAGGTTAAAACTTCAAGTGGTGAGGTTGATGAGTATATACTACAGAAGTTTAAGCGTACCAATCAGGGGACATGTTTTAACCAGAAACCTATAGTGCGAAAGGGACAGAAAGTGAAAGTAGGTGACATCTTGGCAGATGGACCAGCAACTGATAATGGTAAATTGGCTTTGGGCAAAAATATACTGGTAGCATTCATGCCATGGATGGGATATAACTTTGAGGATGCTATTCTTATTTCAGAACGATTGGTATATGATGATGTATATACATCAATACATATAGAACAGTTTGAGATAGAAGCCAGGGAAACAAAGCTTGGCAGGGAAGTTATTACA
Coding sequences within:
- the rpoB gene encoding DNA-directed RNA polymerase subunit beta, which gives rise to MQKQQKVIRFGKIKPGISLPNLIENQTESFKWFLQKDVPPSKRKNQGLQAVFLETFPIVSPNDDIELEFVEYELGEPKYSVQECKERDVTYAAPLKATIRLIKKDTMEVREQSVYMGDIPLMTESGTFIINGAERVVVNQLHRSPGIFFFWDEVERIYSARVIPDRGSWLEFEMDPKGLIVARIDRKKKFPATIILKALGYNTNEEIIKLFYATKKITLSEEKDYEFLKNKRVASDVINPETGEVLLEAGERITIDYVDILRDEKISEVEIIEFPKNKDDAYLINSLEKDDCKSSEDALLKLHQMLRPGEPTNIDNAREIFNRLFFDPRTYSLGGVGRYKINKKFGFDMKEVKEDYLRKDDIVQTVKYLINLIAEVDGYIVDDIDHLGNRRIRSVGELIQNQIKIGFQRMERVIKERMTIQDVDVVTPQALISIKPITAVINEFFGSSQLSQFMDQTNPLSELTHKRRLNALGPGGLTRERAGFEVRDVHPSHYGRMCPIETPEGPNIGLIISMSTYARINEYGFLETPYKVVENGRVTDKVVYLTADEEDKYFIAQANAKIDENGKFVDNLIPCRHRGDFPYKRPEEIQYMDVSPDQVFSVSTCLIPFLEHDDANRALMGSNMQRQAVPLLTEEIPLVGTGMEGPAAMDSGVVVKAKRAGEVMYADAKVIKVKTSSGEVDEYILQKFKRTNQGTCFNQKPIVRKGQKVKVGDILADGPATDNGKLALGKNILVAFMPWMGYNFEDAILISERLVYDDVYTSIHIEQFEIEARETKLGREVITRDIPNLSEKAFRDLDENGIVRIGAYVAPGDILVGKVTPKGEQDLTPEYKLLHSIFGEKAREVRDTSLRVPNGVEGIVIDVKRFSRENGDELSAGVEELVKVYIASKRKISVGDKMAGRHGNKGVISKIVPVYDMPYLPDGTPVDIVLNPLSVPSRMNLGQLLETELGWAAKELGFIAECPIFDSPEESEIRELLKKAGLPETSKTILYNGQTGEPFESEVMVGYIYMLKLAHMVDDKIHARSTGPYSLVTQQPLGGKAQFGGQRLGEMEVWALEAYGAAYTLQELLTVKSDDMLGRARIYEAIVKGINTTSPGIPESFNVLVQELRGLALDVRIYDENGNEINLSEWSEGFSKPKRKIKLETLENE